The Peribacillus sp. FSL P2-0133 genome has a segment encoding these proteins:
- a CDS encoding amino acid permease, with protein MAKQELKRDLKNRHVQLIAIGGTIGTGLFLGSGKAIQLAGPSIIFSYLIIGIALFFVMRALGELLLSNAGYASFTEFATEYVGPWAGFVTGWTYWFCWIMTAMADIIAVGVYIQYWFDIPQWIPALICLVILLGLNLLTVKLFGELEFWFAIIKVITIIALIIVGIILLIIGFNTNTGTVSITNLWNHGGMFPNGISGFLLSLQLVVFSFVGVELVGVSAAETANPRKNIPSAINKIPVRILLFYVGALFVILCVNPWTQLDASSSPFVEVFALIGIPVAAGIINFVVLTSAASACNSGLFSTSRILYTLSRNGEAPAKLEKLNKQAVPSNALLTSTIVVSIGALLSKLIPEQAFTVVTTISAICFIWVWSIILISHIKYSKTRPDLRAESTFKAPFTPFVNYAILGLFLFILIVMLFAEATRLSLLLTPIWFILLVILYNYRKKNS; from the coding sequence TTGGCTAAACAGGAATTAAAAAGAGATTTAAAAAATCGACATGTACAACTGATTGCAATAGGAGGAACCATTGGCACCGGTTTATTTTTAGGATCCGGAAAAGCCATACAATTGGCTGGACCTTCCATTATATTCTCCTATCTGATAATAGGGATTGCCTTGTTTTTTGTGATGAGGGCGCTGGGCGAATTGCTATTATCCAATGCAGGTTATGCATCATTCACTGAATTTGCAACCGAATATGTCGGTCCATGGGCTGGATTCGTGACAGGTTGGACATATTGGTTCTGTTGGATCATGACCGCAATGGCCGATATCATAGCTGTCGGTGTCTATATACAATATTGGTTCGATATCCCTCAATGGATTCCAGCTCTAATATGCCTAGTCATTCTGTTAGGGTTGAACCTATTGACCGTTAAGTTATTTGGCGAATTGGAATTCTGGTTTGCCATCATTAAAGTAATCACGATCATTGCCTTGATCATCGTAGGAATCATTCTATTGATCATCGGCTTCAACACCAATACCGGAACGGTTTCCATAACGAACCTATGGAATCATGGGGGCATGTTCCCCAATGGCATTTCCGGATTCCTATTATCATTACAGTTGGTCGTCTTCTCATTTGTCGGTGTCGAATTGGTCGGGGTTTCCGCAGCGGAAACGGCGAACCCGAGAAAGAACATTCCTTCTGCCATCAATAAAATCCCTGTCCGGATTTTACTTTTCTATGTTGGTGCCCTATTCGTCATTCTCTGTGTCAACCCATGGACACAACTTGATGCCTCAAGCAGCCCATTTGTAGAGGTCTTTGCGTTAATCGGCATTCCTGTCGCTGCAGGAATCATCAACTTCGTCGTGTTGACATCCGCTGCTTCTGCATGTAACAGCGGTTTATTTTCAACAAGCCGAATACTCTATACGTTAAGCAGAAATGGCGAAGCCCCTGCTAAACTGGAAAAATTAAATAAACAGGCTGTTCCAAGCAATGCCTTATTAACATCCACAATCGTTGTATCAATAGGGGCATTATTAAGCAAGCTGATACCGGAACAGGCATTTACCGTCGTGACGACCATCAGTGCCATCTGTTTCATTTGGGTATGGAGCATTATCTTGATCTCCCATATCAAATATTCGAAAACAAGGCCTGATCTAAGAGCCGAATCGACTTTCAAGGCTCCTTTTACACCCTTTGTCAATTACGCCATTTTAGGATTATTCCTATTCATCCTTATTGTTATGCTATTCGCTGAAGCTACACGACTATCACTGCTCTTGACCCCGATCTGGTTCATACTCTTGGTGATACTATATAACTATCGGAAAAAAAATAGCTAA